A single genomic interval of Armigeres subalbatus isolate Guangzhou_Male chromosome 1, GZ_Asu_2, whole genome shotgun sequence harbors:
- the LOC134207272 gene encoding surfeit locus protein 4 homolog gives MTMNIPNQYLEKTEDVADQVIRKGKHILPHVARLCLIATFLEDGIRMWVQWNEQREYMDMSWGCGKFLATVFVLVNLIGQVGGCVMVLGRLKVTIACGVLFFIVVLQTVAYSILWDIQFLLRNLALIGALLLVLAESRGEARSLFAGVPSLGENKPKNFMQLAGRILLAFMFITLIRFELSFLQVLQDILGSILMVLVVIGYKTKLSALILVALLTVLNLYHNAWWSIPTYKPLRDFLKYDFFQTLSVIGGLLMIVSLGPGGVSMDEHKKKW, from the exons GTCATCCGAAAGGGTAAGCACATCCTCCCACATGTGGCACGACTTTGTCTCATCGCAACCTTCCTGGAGGATGGCATCCGGATGTGGGTCCAATGGAACGAGCAGCGTGAATACATGGACATGAGTTGGGGCTGCGGCAAGTTCCTTGCCACGGTATTCGTGCTCGTCAATTTGATAGGACAGGTTGGTGGCTGCGTGATGGTGCTTGGCCGGCTAAAGGTGACCATCGCTTGCGGAGTGCTGTTCTTCATCGTCGTTCTACAG ACCGTCGCCTACTCCATCCTGTGGGACATTCAGTTCCTGCTGCGAAATCTGGCTCTGATCGGCGCCCTGCTTCTGGTGTTGGCCGAGTCCCGCGGAGAAGCCCGCAGCCTGTTTGCCGGCGTGCCCTCGCTCGGCGAGAACAAACCGAAGAACTTCATGCAGCTTGCCGGCCGGATTCTGCTCGCGTTCATGTTCATCACCCTGATCCGGTTCGAGTTGAGCTTTCTGCAGGTCCTCCAGGACATCCTCGGTTCCATCCTGATGGTCCTGGTGGTGATCGGCTACAAGACGAAACTTTCTGCCCTGATCCTGGTGGCGCTATTGACTGTGCTCAATCTCTACCACAACGCATGGTGGTCCATTCCGACGTACAAACCTCTGCGGGACTTTTTGAAGTACGACTTCTTCCAGACGTTGTCTGTGATCGGCGGACTGCTCATGATCGTTTCTCTTGGACCGGGTGGTGTCTCGATGGACGAACACAAAAAGAAGTGGTAA